The following coding sequences are from one Formosa haliotis window:
- a CDS encoding toprim domain-containing protein: protein MSSIHQKKSKNILPYENKKITCETARSLSIMDALAMLGHFPSRERQQDAWFLSPFRTETHASFKVSKQLNRWYDHGIGKGGNIIDLVCAILKISVADALLILAKLKTVNYEIRPPIHTNKNQSSKLKILETKEIQHGALITYLKKRKIPYSLAKQYCKEAHFQFGSKHLFSIGFANISGGWELRNPYFKSCASPKDITLLKNGNNTLIVTEGMFDFLSILTAFPELETSRDFAVLNSLSLINRTWNILENYDTIELYLDRDQAGRKATALYLEKHCNTNCIDKSIIYSGFSDVNDWLVKRKLELK from the coding sequence TTGTCATCAATTCATCAAAAAAAATCTAAAAACATATTGCCTTATGAAAACAAAAAAATTACCTGTGAAACTGCCCGATCATTATCTATAATGGATGCCTTAGCAATGCTTGGCCACTTTCCTTCTCGAGAACGACAACAAGACGCCTGGTTTCTTAGTCCATTTCGTACAGAAACCCACGCCTCATTTAAGGTATCAAAACAATTAAACCGTTGGTATGATCACGGCATAGGTAAAGGCGGAAACATCATTGATTTGGTATGTGCCATTTTAAAAATTTCTGTAGCAGATGCCTTGCTTATCCTAGCCAAATTAAAAACAGTGAATTATGAAATAAGGCCACCAATCCATACTAATAAAAATCAGTCCTCTAAATTAAAAATTTTAGAAACAAAAGAGATTCAGCATGGAGCACTAATTACATATCTGAAGAAAAGGAAAATCCCCTACTCCTTGGCAAAACAGTATTGTAAAGAAGCGCATTTCCAATTCGGATCAAAACATTTATTTTCAATCGGTTTTGCAAATATTTCAGGTGGATGGGAATTACGTAATCCCTATTTTAAAAGTTGTGCTTCACCCAAAGATATTACGCTTTTAAAAAATGGAAACAATACTCTAATCGTAACTGAAGGAATGTTCGATTTTCTTTCCATTCTAACCGCATTTCCTGAATTGGAAACATCAAGAGATTTTGCTGTATTGAATTCCTTAAGTCTTATAAATAGAACCTGGAACATTTTAGAAAACTATGATACGATTGAACTTTATTTGGATCGTGATCAAGCAGGACGAAAAGCAACAGCTCTGTATTTAGAAAAACATTGTAATACAAATTGTATTGATAAATCGATTATTTATAGTGGTTTTAGCGACGTAAATGATTGGCTTGTAAAACGGAAACTTGAATTAAAGTAG
- the mbpA gene encoding mobilization protein MbpA, translating into MKRTLIRFRCSVYEKKFLNAKAKHAGISLSAFCRRTLMEKELTQRMTEDHIMIYKMLVTYHNNFKRIGNMYRVANPKLEEEVLVVAREIQSHLKK; encoded by the coding sequence ATGAAACGAACCTTAATAAGATTTAGATGTAGCGTTTACGAAAAGAAATTTTTAAACGCCAAAGCCAAACATGCAGGAATATCTTTAAGTGCGTTCTGCAGACGTACACTAATGGAAAAAGAGTTAACCCAGCGGATGACAGAAGATCATATAATGATCTATAAAATGCTAGTTACTTACCATAATAATTTCAAACGGATTGGGAATATGTATCGCGTTGCGAATCCAAAATTAGAAGAAGAAGTTTTGGTTGTGGCTAGAGAAATCCAGTCGCATTTAAAAAAATAA
- a CDS encoding relaxase/mobilization nuclease domain-containing protein gives MIGKGTAISSTKAAIGYGNDHEKGAETVYSHLITGEHPDEIAKEFRAIQSLNDNCQRNTFSFVLSPTVEDGKTLDNKALGHIASKFLEDMKLADRQAIAFVHHDKAHKHIHLYVNRIDLNGKAYNDSFIGKRSQLAAERVAKDLGLQTVKDIRQQRLLQLKSIRTEIKTIHSEVLLKHKPKSIDSYMKLMQEKEVKVVPYINKSNQLQGFRFEFKGHNLKASEVHRSLSGGRLIQSLNAQTYKSILDKKDNSILIQGSKLALSGNLLQSLTKKVLKQAIKKVIETGIGI, from the coding sequence ATGATAGGTAAAGGCACTGCTATATCGAGTACTAAGGCAGCTATTGGTTATGGAAACGATCATGAAAAGGGAGCGGAAACCGTATATAGTCATTTAATTACTGGAGAACATCCAGATGAAATCGCTAAAGAATTTAGAGCCATTCAGTCACTTAACGACAATTGTCAACGAAACACTTTTAGTTTTGTTTTGAGTCCGACTGTTGAAGACGGAAAAACATTAGACAATAAAGCGCTTGGACATATAGCCTCTAAATTTCTTGAAGATATGAAATTAGCAGACCGACAAGCCATTGCTTTTGTGCATCATGATAAAGCACATAAACATATTCATTTGTATGTTAATCGTATAGATTTAAATGGTAAGGCTTATAACGATAGTTTTATTGGAAAACGTAGCCAACTTGCTGCAGAGCGAGTCGCTAAGGATCTTGGATTACAAACCGTTAAAGATATTCGCCAGCAACGGCTTCTTCAATTAAAAAGTATTCGAACAGAAATCAAAACCATTCATTCTGAAGTCCTTTTGAAGCATAAGCCAAAGTCTATAGATTCTTATATGAAATTGATGCAGGAAAAAGAGGTTAAAGTCGTTCCGTATATTAATAAATCTAATCAATTACAAGGGTTCCGGTTTGAGTTTAAAGGGCATAATTTAAAAGCTAGTGAGGTGCATCGATCCTTATCTGGAGGGCGCCTTATACAAAGTTTGAATGCACAAACTTATAAGTCTATCCTCGACAAAAAGGACAATAGCATTCTCATTCAAGGAAGCAAATTGGCGCTATCTGGAAATTTATTGCAGAGCCTGACAAAGAAAGTATTAAAACAAGCGATTAAAAAGGTAATTGAAACAGGAATAGGGATATGA
- a CDS encoding DUF6730 family protein, whose product MTKLEIISELLVEELHEFKNQAQRVEQASKTLKDVRIKADSSEIIMILKEFLKKQEHVQTLQKEQHKELLERLKNARIIPNWLLILVTVFFISLALIIGYLLIILLKTEGFE is encoded by the coding sequence ATGACAAAACTAGAAATTATATCAGAATTATTGGTTGAAGAGTTACATGAATTCAAGAACCAAGCACAGCGTGTGGAACAGGCTTCAAAGACCTTAAAGGACGTTAGAATTAAAGCGGATAGTTCCGAAATCATAATGATTTTAAAGGAATTTCTAAAAAAACAGGAACACGTTCAAACCTTACAAAAAGAGCAACACAAAGAACTTTTGGAAAGACTAAAAAATGCAAGGATTATCCCAAATTGGTTATTAATTCTAGTTACTGTATTTTTTATTTCATTAGCTCTTATTATAGGCTATTTATTAATTATACTATTGAAAACAGAAGGGTTTGAATAG
- a CDS encoding Fic family protein gives MKAFIHQKDNWPEFSWESNEFISLLSEARNLQGRLLGKMETLGFDLRNEALLETLTLDVIKTSEIEGEILNPDQVRSSIARRLGMEIVGSIESDRHIDAVVEMMLDATQHCFEPLTKDRLFDWHAALFPTGRSGMYKITVANWRQDTTGPMQVVSGAMGKEKIHFQAPDSDVLDEEMTRFLDWFNTSKTDLVLKAAIAHLWFVTIHPFDDGNGRITRALTDMLLAQSDKSTQRFYSMSAQIRLERKQYYKILEETQKGDLDITPWIIWFLNCLINALKATDSVLTRVLAKAEFWQKHLKTPINERQRKLLNRLMDGFNGKLTSSKWAKIAKCSKDSAVRDINDLIEKGILQKKLQEEEALIMN, from the coding sequence ATGAAAGCGTTTATACACCAAAAAGATAATTGGCCAGAATTTTCATGGGAAAGTAATGAATTTATAAGTCTGTTAAGTGAAGCTAGAAATCTTCAAGGTAGACTTTTAGGAAAAATGGAAACGTTAGGTTTCGATTTAAGGAATGAGGCTTTGCTTGAAACGCTGACTTTAGATGTTATAAAAACTTCAGAGATTGAAGGAGAAATTCTGAATCCAGACCAAGTACGTTCTTCAATTGCTCGTCGGTTAGGAATGGAAATCGTAGGATCAATTGAATCCGATAGACATATTGATGCTGTAGTAGAAATGATGCTTGATGCCACTCAACATTGTTTTGAACCACTAACAAAAGATAGACTATTTGATTGGCATGCGGCTTTATTTCCTACAGGTAGAAGTGGTATGTATAAAATCACCGTTGCAAACTGGAGGCAAGATACCACGGGGCCAATGCAAGTTGTATCTGGAGCTATGGGAAAAGAGAAAATTCATTTTCAAGCACCAGACTCTGATGTATTGGATGAAGAAATGACACGATTCCTTGATTGGTTTAATACCTCAAAAACTGATTTAGTTTTAAAGGCAGCAATTGCACACCTATGGTTTGTGACGATCCATCCTTTTGATGATGGAAACGGAAGAATAACCAGAGCATTAACAGATATGCTTTTGGCACAATCTGATAAAAGTACCCAGCGATTTTATAGTATGTCTGCACAAATACGATTAGAAAGAAAGCAATATTACAAGATACTTGAAGAAACACAGAAAGGTGATTTGGATATAACACCATGGATTATCTGGTTTTTAAATTGTTTAATTAACGCTTTAAAAGCTACAGATTCTGTATTGACACGAGTCTTGGCAAAAGCAGAGTTTTGGCAAAAGCATTTAAAAACTCCAATTAATGAAAGACAAAGAAAACTATTAAATAGATTAATGGATGGATTTAATGGGAAACTAACATCCTCCAAATGGGCTAAAATAGCAAAGTGCTCTAAAGATTCTGCCGTTCGTGATATTAATGATTTAATAGAAAAAGGTATTTTACAAAAGAAGCTGCAGGAGGAAGAAGCACTAATTATGAATTGA
- a CDS encoding protein-disulfide reductase DsbD family protein, whose product MKKLIIALAFLTLGFVNAQILDPVKWSTSVEKISDTEYNLISTAHIDAGWHLYSQTVPDGGPIPTTFIYDNSEENFTINGNTKEGEGHTVQDPVFEMEIKFFEGEATFVQNINLSQATATINGIVEFMVCDDTRCLPPTEIDLEFQLGDKKALATETKSEVIPAETLEKSIDKTEKSATSKGLWSIFFIAFLSGFAALLTPCVFPMIPMTVSFFTKQSKTKAAGIKNAIIYGISIIVIYVLLGTAVTGIFGASALNALATNVWFNVIFFILLVVFAFSFLGAFEIVLPNSWANKVDSQADRGGLVGIFFMALALAIVSFSCTGPIVGTLLVESASKGGSAPIIGMFGFSLAIALPFALFAAFPGWLNSLPKSGGWLNTVKVVLGFLELALAFKFLSQADLVLQLHILEREVFIAIWIAIFGALAFYLFGKIQLPHDSPLTHISVGRLSLGLIVLSFTIYMIPGLWGAPLNLISAFPPPLEYSESPYGVGFSKLGSGGSAAAHGDLPEGAHLLAPHDIMAFNDYDTGLAYAKKVGKPVMLDFTGWACVNCRKMEQNVWPDPGVLNILKNDVVLISLYVDDKRELEPEEVTESQLKPGKQLKYIGQKWSELQTIKYKSNSQPFYVIIDHNEDKLVEPVGYLPDVPDYKAWLEEGVENFK is encoded by the coding sequence ATGAAAAAATTAATAATTGCTTTAGCATTTTTAACTTTAGGTTTTGTAAACGCCCAAATTCTAGATCCCGTAAAATGGAGCACTTCGGTAGAAAAAATATCCGATACCGAATACAACCTAATTTCTACAGCACATATCGACGCAGGTTGGCATTTATATTCGCAAACAGTGCCCGATGGCGGACCCATTCCTACAACTTTTATCTACGATAATTCTGAAGAGAATTTCACGATAAACGGCAATACAAAAGAAGGGGAAGGACATACCGTTCAAGATCCGGTATTCGAAATGGAAATTAAATTTTTTGAAGGCGAAGCGACATTTGTTCAAAATATTAACCTGTCGCAAGCCACGGCAACAATCAACGGTATTGTGGAGTTTATGGTCTGCGATGATACCCGATGTTTACCACCTACCGAAATAGATTTAGAGTTTCAGCTTGGCGATAAAAAAGCCTTAGCTACCGAAACAAAATCTGAGGTTATTCCAGCGGAAACATTAGAGAAAAGTATAGATAAAACCGAGAAATCGGCCACCAGCAAAGGACTTTGGTCTATCTTTTTTATTGCGTTTTTATCGGGCTTTGCAGCCTTGTTAACACCTTGTGTGTTCCCTATGATTCCTATGACGGTGAGCTTTTTTACCAAACAAAGTAAAACTAAAGCCGCAGGTATAAAGAATGCCATTATTTACGGGATAAGCATTATTGTAATTTATGTGTTATTAGGGACAGCAGTCACCGGAATTTTTGGCGCAAGTGCCTTAAATGCTTTGGCAACCAACGTATGGTTTAATGTTATTTTCTTTATTCTACTGGTAGTTTTTGCCTTTTCATTCTTGGGAGCTTTCGAAATTGTTTTGCCAAACTCATGGGCAAATAAAGTCGATTCTCAAGCAGACCGTGGCGGACTTGTTGGGATTTTCTTTATGGCCTTAGCATTGGCTATTGTGTCGTTCTCTTGTACCGGACCTATTGTAGGAACCTTATTAGTAGAATCGGCATCAAAAGGAGGTTCTGCTCCAATTATAGGAATGTTTGGTTTCTCGCTAGCCATAGCGTTACCATTTGCCTTATTTGCTGCTTTTCCAGGATGGTTAAATTCATTACCAAAATCTGGAGGTTGGTTAAACACCGTAAAAGTTGTTTTAGGATTTTTAGAGTTGGCTTTAGCGTTTAAATTTTTAAGTCAGGCCGATTTAGTATTACAACTTCACATATTAGAGCGCGAGGTCTTTATCGCGATTTGGATTGCCATTTTTGGAGCCTTAGCTTTTTATTTATTCGGAAAAATTCAATTGCCACACGATTCGCCATTAACACATATTTCGGTAGGGCGGTTAAGTTTAGGCTTGATCGTATTAAGTTTTACTATTTATATGATTCCAGGCCTTTGGGGAGCACCTTTAAATTTAATTAGTGCTTTTCCGCCGCCATTAGAATACAGCGAATCTCCTTATGGTGTTGGATTCTCCAAGTTAGGGTCAGGCGGTAGTGCAGCGGCTCATGGCGATTTACCAGAAGGCGCCCATTTATTAGCACCACACGATATTATGGCCTTTAACGATTACGATACGGGGTTAGCCTATGCCAAAAAAGTAGGAAAACCGGTGATGTTAGATTTTACAGGTTGGGCCTGTGTAAACTGCCGAAAAATGGAACAAAATGTATGGCCAGATCCAGGTGTTTTAAATATCCTTAAAAACGATGTGGTTTTAATTTCGTTGTATGTAGATGATAAGCGCGAATTAGAACCCGAAGAAGTTACAGAGTCGCAATTAAAACCAGGCAAGCAGTTAAAGTATATCGGACAAAAATGGAGTGAATTACAAACCATAAAATACAAGTCGAACTCCCAACCATTTTACGTGATCATCGATCATAACGAAGACAAGTTGGTAGAGCCTGTAGGCTATCTGCCAGATGTACCAGACTATAAAGCTTGGTTAGAGGAAGGGGTTGAAAATTTTAAATAA
- a CDS encoding protein-disulfide reductase DsbD domain-containing protein, with protein sequence MKKLIILLLLIITTIGNAQIFEPVKWSTEVVKISNTEFELIAIASIDSGWHLYSQNVPENGPIATTFLFNSNPNYLKKGNTNEDPGHIINDPIFNMKIKFFETQAKFKQRIKLKKPKPLILNASVEFMVCDDSRCLPPTEVNLVFNINN encoded by the coding sequence ATGAAAAAACTAATAATATTACTTCTATTAATAATCACAACGATCGGGAATGCACAAATTTTTGAACCAGTAAAATGGTCTACAGAAGTAGTGAAAATATCAAATACTGAATTTGAATTAATTGCTATCGCTAGTATTGATTCTGGCTGGCATTTATATTCTCAAAATGTACCAGAAAACGGACCGATTGCTACAACGTTTTTATTTAATAGTAATCCAAATTATTTGAAAAAGGGAAATACGAATGAAGATCCAGGGCATATTATTAATGATCCAATTTTTAATATGAAAATTAAATTTTTTGAAACGCAAGCAAAATTCAAGCAGCGCATTAAATTAAAAAAACCTAAGCCTTTAATATTAAACGCATCAGTTGAATTTATGGTCTGTGATGATAGTCGGTGTTTACCACCTACAGAGGTTAATTTAGTATTTAATATAAATAATTAA
- a CDS encoding TlpA family protein disulfide reductase codes for MQFVSISTDKQKDKAKWKKMIADEKLGGIQLITDNDFNTKFISDYKIMGIPQFILLDPEGNIVKANAPRPSEKELIELFDQLSI; via the coding sequence ATTCAGTTTGTTAGTATTTCAACAGATAAGCAGAAGGATAAAGCCAAATGGAAAAAAATGATTGCCGATGAAAAGTTAGGAGGCATCCAGTTAATTACTGACAACGATTTCAATACTAAGTTTATTAGCGATTATAAAATTATGGGCATTCCTCAATTTATTCTGTTAGATCCAGAAGGAAACATTGTAAAAGCCAATGCACCTAGACCTTCTGAAAAAGAACTGATAGAATTATTTGATCAATTAAGTATATAA
- a CDS encoding TlpA family protein disulfide reductase, producing MKKHTLIVLALVVLWACKQEAPANYVILSGSISNTNGGELKISSLNGFTKTINVMDTGKFTDTLYIPENGLYGIRFEQGRIAPYLEKGATIHFSADAKKFYETLQFSGDDTALNNYYAYKANKEYDFMMNREASFNVEEAAFVAKISDFQNDLESKLKALKEIPEEIKAKELRAINYGRLSKKASYEKMYGYLSKNREFKASDNFNKELNELALDNGEDYLYSSDYQGIVGGSIQKRAYEFYQKDSLPYPEAQAKALFEIKSEIIKNGELYKSISMRLPMSKDKDKDLKEFLKASTNQSHIARINELFESLKVLDAGQPSPKFENYENYAGGTTSLNDLKGKYVYIDVWATWCGPCKYEIPF from the coding sequence ATGAAAAAACACACATTAATAGTTTTAGCACTTGTAGTGCTTTGGGCATGCAAACAAGAAGCACCTGCAAATTATGTTATCCTTTCGGGGTCCATAAGCAACACAAATGGCGGTGAATTAAAAATTTCTTCTTTAAATGGTTTTACAAAAACCATTAACGTCATGGATACCGGAAAATTTACAGATACACTTTATATTCCTGAAAATGGTTTGTATGGTATTCGTTTTGAACAAGGTAGGATTGCACCGTATTTAGAAAAAGGCGCTACAATCCATTTTAGTGCAGATGCTAAAAAGTTTTATGAAACATTACAGTTTTCTGGCGATGATACAGCATTAAATAATTATTACGCTTATAAGGCAAATAAGGAATATGATTTTATGATGAATAGAGAGGCTAGTTTTAATGTTGAAGAGGCAGCTTTTGTTGCTAAAATATCAGACTTTCAGAATGATTTGGAAAGTAAATTAAAGGCCTTAAAAGAAATTCCAGAAGAAATTAAAGCAAAGGAACTACGTGCAATAAATTATGGTCGCTTATCAAAGAAAGCAAGTTATGAAAAAATGTATGGGTATTTAAGTAAAAACAGAGAATTTAAGGCTTCAGACAATTTTAATAAAGAATTGAATGAATTGGCTTTGGATAATGGAGAAGATTATTTGTATTCTTCAGATTACCAAGGTATTGTTGGGGGTAGCATTCAAAAAAGAGCCTACGAGTTTTATCAAAAAGATTCATTGCCTTACCCTGAAGCTCAAGCTAAAGCGCTTTTTGAAATTAAAAGTGAAATCATTAAAAATGGAGAGTTGTATAAAAGCATATCCATGAGGCTCCCAATGTCTAAGGATAAAGACAAAGATTTAAAAGAATTCTTAAAAGCATCAACAAATCAAAGTCACATTGCTCGAATCAATGAATTGTTCGAGTCTTTAAAAGTGTTAGATGCCGGACAACCTTCTCCAAAATTTGAGAATTATGAGAATTATGCTGGAGGCACCACATCATTAAACGATTTAAAAGGTAAATATGTATATATAGATGTTTGGGCTACTTGGTGCGGACCTTGTAAATATGAGATTCCTTTTTAA
- a CDS encoding protein-disulfide reductase DsbD domain-containing protein → MNYRLIIVTFFLIIGNGWAQKTAILPDLIKKVEQASVQFSEAIPNHMDPLALQADLVWSDNKSQLAVIMKATLLDGWHIYAYVPETQPYIASDLRLSLPNGVTKIKDWESPNSTPYEEGIYIYEGTIVFVQYCSVNNFKKGDVISSGIYYQTCDLRKCFPPEIKTIDLVLN, encoded by the coding sequence ATGAACTATAGGTTAATTATCGTTACGTTCTTTTTAATCATTGGAAATGGTTGGGCGCAAAAAACTGCAATTTTGCCAGATTTAATAAAGAAAGTTGAACAAGCATCTGTTCAATTTAGTGAAGCTATACCAAACCATATGGATCCGTTAGCATTACAGGCAGATTTAGTTTGGTCCGATAATAAATCTCAATTGGCCGTAATAATGAAGGCAACGCTTTTGGACGGTTGGCATATTTATGCGTATGTGCCGGAAACACAACCATATATAGCATCCGATTTGAGGTTATCGCTTCCAAACGGGGTGACTAAAATTAAAGATTGGGAGAGCCCCAATAGTACGCCTTATGAAGAAGGGATTTATATATATGAAGGTACTATTGTTTTTGTTCAATATTGTTCTGTGAATAATTTTAAAAAGGGAGATGTTATAAGTAGTGGAATATACTATCAAACCTGCGATTTGCGTAAATGTTTTCCACCAGAAATAAAGACCATCGATTTAGTTCTAAATTAA